Part of the Pseudomonas sp. Leaf58 genome is shown below.
CAGGGGACGAGTCATCCGAGACCTTCGGGTGACGTCAGCGTACGCTCTGGCGCTCACCCTCCCGTGCCGCATAGGCAATGCAGGCCTCACGAAAAGCCTGAAACAGGCGTAGGGAGACCGGGTTTTCGCTAAATCGCCACTCAGGGTGCCACTGCACGCCAAGCACAAAGCCTGGCGCATCCGGCATCGACACCGCTTCAATCAGGCCATCCGGGGCCCGTGCCTCGACGCGCAGGCCGGGAGCCAGGCGGTCGATGCCCTGGCTGTGCAGCGAGTTGACCTCGAACTGCGGCGCCAGGCCCAGGCGCTCGAACAACCCGCCAGGCTCAATGCCGACCGGGTGACGAGGGCCGTATTGCACCTCCAGCGGTGCTTCCTCAGGTTCACGGTGATCCAGGTAGCCAGGCAGTTCCTGCACCCGCTGGTGCAAGCTGCCACCCAGCGCCACATTCAATTCCTGAAAGCCACGGCAGATGCAAAACACCGGTACACCAGCAGCAATGGCCGCCTGCAGCAGCGGCAGGGTCAGCCGATCGCGTGCCAGATCGTGCCGGGTACCTGCCGCGCTGGGGGCGCCATTGTAATGATGCGGTTCGATATTTGAAGGCGAGCCGGTAAAAACAATGCCGTGCAGACGGGCCAGCAGCGCCTGCGTGTCGCTGCCCCCGTCACGAGCCGGCAAGATCAGTGGCAAGCCGGCAAAGCCGGCCGCCTCGACATACTTGTCGCCTACCGTGTGCGACGAGTTCTTCCCCACCTGCTGGCGGCAGGCGCTGACACCGATCAAGGGGACCGCATTTGCGCTCATGGGCTTACACCGTGTGCAGGTACCAGTTGTACTCAAGGTCGGAAATCGACACTTCGAATTCGGCCAGTTCGCTTTCCTTGCAGGCCACGAAGATATCGATGTAGTCCGGGCTGATGTATTGGTTGAGAACTTCGCTGTCGTCCAGCGCGCGCAGGGCATCGCGCAGGTTGTTGGGCAGGCTCTGCTCCAGCTGTTCGTAGGAGTTACCCTCGATCGGCGCCTCTGGCTCGACCTTGTTGGTCAGGCCGTGATGAACACCGGCGAGGATCGCCGCAAGCATCAGGTACGGGTTGGCGTCGGCACCCGCTACGCGGTGCTCGAGGCGCACGTTGTCGCTGTTATCAGTCGGCACACGGACCGCCACGGTGCGGTTGTCCAGGCCCCAACTTGGCGCGTTGGGCACGTAGAACTGCGCGCCGAAGCGGCGGTAGGAATTGATGTTCGGGCAAAGGAAAGCCATCGACGCCGGCATGGTTTCCAGCACACCACCGATGGCGTGGCGCAGCGCATCGCTTTGCAGCGGGTCGTCGCAGGCGAAAATGTTCTTGCCGGTTTTCTTGTCCAGCAAAGAAATGTGCACGTGCAGGCCGTTGCCAGCCTGGCCCGGGTAGGGCTTGGCCATGAACGTCGTGTCCATTTCATGGTCGTAGGCAACGTTTTTGATCAGGCGCTTGAGCAGGATCGCGTAGTCGCAGGCCTTCAGTGGGTCGGCCACGTGGTGCAGGTTGACCTCGAACTGCGCCGGGGCGCTTTCCTTGACGATCGCGTCGGCAGGCAGGCCCTGCTCCTTGGCCGCTTCCAGCATGTCCTGCAAGCAGTCGGCGTATTCATCGAGGTCGTCGATCAAGTACACCTGGGTCGACTGCGGGCGCTTGCCGGAAATCGGCGAACGCGGCGGCTGTGGGCGGCCGTTGAGGTTGTCCTGGTCGATCAGGTAGAACTCCAGCTCGAACGCCGCACAAATGGTCAGGCCCAGGTCGTCGAACTTGCTCACTATCTGGCGCAGCACTTCACGCGGGTCGGCGAAGAACGGTTTGCCTTCGATCTCGTGCATGGTCATCAGCAGCTGGGCGGTGGGGCGCTTCTGCCACGGCTCGTCCGACAGCGTGCCGGGGATCGGGAAGCAGATGCGGTCGGCATCACCGATATCCAGGCCAAGGCCGGTGCTTTCGACGGTGGAACCGTTGATGTCCAGGGCGAACAGCGATGCCGGCAGGTTGA
Proteins encoded:
- a CDS encoding glutamine synthetase family protein → MTSVTPCASSSSEMNDFLQAHPDTQYVDLLISDMNGVVRGKRIERASLHKVYERGINLPASLFALDINGSTVESTGLGLDIGDADRICFPIPGTLSDEPWQKRPTAQLLMTMHEIEGKPFFADPREVLRQIVSKFDDLGLTICAAFELEFYLIDQDNLNGRPQPPRSPISGKRPQSTQVYLIDDLDEYADCLQDMLEAAKEQGLPADAIVKESAPAQFEVNLHHVADPLKACDYAILLKRLIKNVAYDHEMDTTFMAKPYPGQAGNGLHVHISLLDKKTGKNIFACDDPLQSDALRHAIGGVLETMPASMAFLCPNINSYRRFGAQFYVPNAPSWGLDNRTVAVRVPTDNSDNVRLEHRVAGADANPYLMLAAILAGVHHGLTNKVEPEAPIEGNSYEQLEQSLPNNLRDALRALDDSEVLNQYISPDYIDIFVACKESELAEFEVSISDLEYNWYLHTV
- a CDS encoding gamma-glutamyl-gamma-aminobutyrate hydrolase family protein, with protein sequence MSANAVPLIGVSACRQQVGKNSSHTVGDKYVEAAGFAGLPLILPARDGGSDTQALLARLHGIVFTGSPSNIEPHHYNGAPSAAGTRHDLARDRLTLPLLQAAIAAGVPVFCICRGFQELNVALGGSLHQRVQELPGYLDHREPEEAPLEVQYGPRHPVGIEPGGLFERLGLAPQFEVNSLHSQGIDRLAPGLRVEARAPDGLIEAVSMPDAPGFVLGVQWHPEWRFSENPVSLRLFQAFREACIAYAAREGERQSVR